A part of Pectobacterium cacticida genomic DNA contains:
- the rsmI gene encoding 16S rRNA (cytidine(1402)-2'-O)-methyltransferase gives MNQAQQADISASTLYIVPTPIGNLGDITQRALAVLASVDLIAAEDTRHTGLLLQHFAINARLFALHDHNEQQKADVLLAKLQAGQSIALVSDAGTPLINDPGYHLVRRCREAGVRVVPLPGACAAIAALSASGLASDRFCYEGFLPAKTKGRKDKLHELAEEPRTLIFYESTHRLLDSLQDICEVLGAERYVVLAREITKTWESIHGAPVGELLAWVKEDENRRKGEMVLIVEGYQVDDSALPVDALRTLALLRAELPLKKAAALAAEIHGVKKNALYRYMLEQEGVDGESEDDK, from the coding sequence ATGAATCAAGCACAACAAGCAGACATTTCTGCATCTACCCTCTACATTGTCCCCACGCCAATCGGCAATCTGGGCGACATCACGCAGCGCGCGCTGGCAGTATTGGCGAGCGTTGATCTGATTGCCGCAGAGGATACCCGTCATACCGGTCTGCTGTTACAACATTTTGCGATTAATGCGCGACTATTCGCATTACACGACCATAATGAACAACAAAAAGCGGATGTATTACTGGCTAAATTGCAGGCAGGACAAAGCATCGCGCTGGTTTCAGATGCGGGCACACCGCTGATTAACGATCCTGGCTACCATTTGGTTCGCCGTTGCCGTGAAGCGGGCGTTCGCGTAGTGCCGCTGCCAGGGGCGTGTGCGGCCATCGCAGCGCTTTCTGCGTCCGGTCTGGCATCCGACCGTTTTTGCTATGAAGGCTTTCTGCCCGCCAAAACCAAAGGACGTAAAGATAAGTTGCATGAGCTAGCGGAGGAACCGCGTACGCTGATTTTCTACGAATCTACCCATCGTCTCTTGGACAGTTTGCAGGATATTTGTGAGGTGCTGGGGGCTGAGCGCTATGTGGTGCTCGCGCGCGAAATCACCAAGACCTGGGAGTCGATTCACGGTGCGCCTGTCGGAGAGCTCCTGGCATGGGTAAAAGAAGATGAGAATCGGCGTAAGGGCGAGATGGTGCTCATCGTAGAAGGATATCAGGTGGACGACAGCGCGTTGCCGGTGGATGCATTGCGCACGTTGGCGTTATTACGCGCTGAACTGCCATTAAAGAAAGCGGCGGCGCTGGCGGCTGAAATTCACGGTGTGAAGAAGAACGCATTGTATCGTTATATGCTGGAGCAAGAAGGGGTGGATGGCGAATCAGAAGATGACAAGTAG
- the ygiD gene encoding 4,5-DOPA dioxygenase extradiol has product MNNTSRMPALFLGHGSPMNVLESNVYTQTWQALGETLPRPKAIIAVSAHWYTRGTAVTAMENPRTIHDFGGFPQALFDTQYPAPGSPELAERIQQVLAPYPVTADRGQWGLDHGAWGVLIKMYPNADIPVVQLSIDGTQPAAYHYELGRKLSVLRDAGIMIVASGNVVHNLRMVKWDGDAEPYPWAVSFNQFVRDNLAYQGDNHPLVNFMQHDGAALSNPTPEHYLPLLYVLGSWDGKEPITVPVDGIEMGSLSMLSVQVG; this is encoded by the coding sequence ATGAACAACACTTCCCGGATGCCTGCACTGTTCCTCGGCCACGGCAGCCCGATGAACGTGTTGGAAAGCAATGTGTACACTCAGACATGGCAAGCGCTGGGTGAGACGCTGCCGCGTCCGAAAGCGATTATTGCCGTTTCTGCCCATTGGTATACCCGTGGTACAGCTGTGACGGCGATGGAAAACCCACGCACCATCCATGATTTTGGCGGTTTCCCGCAGGCGCTGTTTGATACGCAATATCCGGCACCGGGTTCACCTGAATTAGCAGAGAGAATCCAGCAGGTACTGGCTCCGTATCCTGTGACCGCCGATCGGGGACAATGGGGGTTGGATCACGGCGCTTGGGGGGTGCTAATCAAGATGTATCCCAATGCCGATATTCCCGTGGTGCAACTCAGTATAGACGGCACGCAGCCCGCTGCTTATCACTATGAATTAGGGCGCAAGCTGTCAGTGCTACGTGATGCGGGAATCATGATTGTGGCCAGCGGTAATGTTGTGCATAACCTGCGGATGGTGAAATGGGACGGCGACGCGGAGCCATACCCGTGGGCTGTCTCATTCAATCAATTTGTGCGTGATAACCTCGCTTATCAGGGCGATAATCATCCGCTGGTGAATTTCATGCAACACGATGGCGCCGCATTATCTAACCCAACACCCGAGCATTATCTTCCGCTGCTCTATGTATTAGGGAGTTGGGATGGCAAAGAGCCTATTACAGTGCCCGTCGATGGGATCGAAATGGGATCGCTGAGTATGCTGTCCGTACAGGTAGGGTAA
- a CDS encoding glutathionylspermidine synthase family protein: MRRIEITARPDWQEKAAEFGFQFHTMYGEPYWSEEAYYQFTLAQIEELEETTAELHQMCLQVVEKVVNSDALLAKFRIPKHTWDFVRHSWRTNQPSLYSRLDLAYDGKSPAKLLENNADTPTSLYEAAFFQWLWLEDQINAGNLPQNADQYNSIQEKLIERFEELKLNHGFGLLHFACCRDTEEDRGTVQYLQDCALEAGLPSEFLYIDEIGLGEKGQFTDPQDQVIGNLFKLYPWEFMLREMFSTKLEDAGVRWLEPAWKSIISNKALLPMLWEMFPNHPNLLPAYFAEDDHPTLESYVIKPLFSREGANIKIIKKGKEIASADGPYGEEGMIVQQYHQLPKFGDSYTLVGSWLVDDRPCGIGVREDRALITQDLSRFYPHIILD, encoded by the coding sequence ATGAGGCGAATAGAGATTACCGCGCGTCCTGACTGGCAGGAAAAAGCCGCCGAGTTTGGTTTTCAATTCCACACTATGTATGGAGAACCTTACTGGAGTGAAGAAGCCTACTACCAATTCACGCTGGCCCAGATCGAAGAATTAGAAGAAACCACGGCGGAATTGCACCAAATGTGCCTACAAGTGGTGGAAAAGGTCGTCAACAGCGATGCGTTACTCGCCAAGTTCCGCATCCCCAAACACACCTGGGATTTCGTTAGGCATTCATGGCGTACCAATCAACCCTCGTTATATTCACGTCTCGATTTGGCTTATGACGGCAAATCGCCGGCCAAATTACTGGAAAATAACGCAGATACGCCAACATCGCTGTATGAAGCCGCTTTTTTCCAATGGCTATGGCTGGAAGATCAAATCAACGCGGGGAACCTGCCGCAAAACGCTGACCAGTACAACAGCATCCAGGAAAAGCTGATCGAACGCTTTGAAGAACTAAAACTGAATCATGGCTTCGGCCTGTTGCACTTCGCCTGCTGTAGAGATACGGAAGAAGATCGCGGTACGGTGCAATACCTTCAGGATTGCGCGCTGGAAGCGGGCTTACCCAGCGAATTTCTGTACATTGACGAGATTGGGCTTGGCGAAAAAGGCCAGTTTACCGATCCGCAAGATCAGGTGATCGGCAACCTGTTTAAGCTGTATCCGTGGGAATTCATGTTGCGCGAAATGTTTTCCACCAAGCTGGAGGATGCTGGCGTGCGTTGGCTTGAACCAGCCTGGAAAAGCATCATTTCTAATAAAGCTCTATTGCCTATGCTGTGGGAAATGTTTCCGAATCACCCGAATCTACTTCCCGCCTACTTTGCGGAAGATGACCACCCCACATTGGAAAGCTATGTTATTAAGCCGTTGTTTTCGCGCGAAGGGGCGAACATTAAGATCATTAAAAAAGGAAAAGAAATTGCGTCAGCCGATGGCCCCTACGGCGAAGAGGGCATGATTGTTCAGCAGTACCATCAACTGCCGAAGTTCGGCGACAGCTATACGTTGGTCGGTAGCTGGCTGGTGGACGATCGGCCGTGCGGTATTGGCGTACGAGAAGATCGCGCGCTGATCACTCAAGATCTCTCACGGTTCTATCCACATATTATTTTGGATTAA
- a CDS encoding DUF1190 family protein, whose translation MKRTKNINQETFRKAWRTPRLAPVALAVSAVFFLAGCEQTDETVSLYQNADDCSAANPSMSAQCTTAYNNALKEAEKTAPKYATKEDCIAEFGEAQCVQTPAQAGMAAESQQGGGMSWMPLMAGYMMGRMMGGGAGFAQQPLFSPKTPASPANGQFVDAAGKNYGNATTGRTMTVPKTALAPKPVTTSTITRGGFGETVAKQNSMQRSSTSSSSSHRSMGG comes from the coding sequence ATGAAACGTACAAAAAACATTAATCAGGAAACGTTCCGCAAGGCGTGGCGGACGCCCCGTCTGGCACCTGTCGCTCTGGCCGTCAGCGCCGTATTCTTCCTGGCCGGCTGTGAACAAACCGACGAAACCGTCTCTCTTTATCAAAACGCTGACGACTGTTCGGCAGCCAACCCTTCCATGAGCGCGCAGTGCACTACTGCGTACAATAATGCGCTAAAAGAGGCAGAAAAAACGGCACCTAAATACGCGACAAAAGAGGACTGCATTGCCGAATTTGGCGAAGCACAGTGCGTTCAAACGCCAGCGCAGGCCGGTATGGCAGCGGAATCGCAACAGGGTGGCGGTATGTCCTGGATGCCATTGATGGCTGGCTACATGATGGGGAGAATGATGGGCGGTGGGGCCGGTTTTGCACAGCAACCGCTATTTAGCCCAAAGACACCAGCCAGCCCTGCTAATGGCCAGTTCGTTGATGCTGCGGGCAAAAACTATGGTAACGCAACGACAGGCCGCACGATGACCGTGCCGAAAACCGCACTGGCGCCAAAACCTGTGACAACCTCTACGATTACGCGTGGTGGCTTTGGTGAAACCGTCGCCAAACAAAATAGCATGCAGCGCAGCAGCACCAGTTCAAGTTCTTCCCATCGTAGCATGGGTGGCTGA
- the tolC gene encoding outer membrane channel protein TolC: MKKLLPLLVGLSLAGFSAMSQAENLLQVYQQAKSTNPDLRSSAATRDAAFEKINEARSPLLPQLGLGADYTYNKGYRDNKGVNSNVKSASLQLTQTLFDMSKWRALTLQEKQAGIEDVTYQTAQQNLMLNTATAYFNVLRAIDSLSYINAQKQAIYRQLDQTTQRFNVGLVAITDVQNARAQYDSVLANEVLARNTLDNALESLRQITGNFYSQLASLNITRFSTQKPEAVNNLLKEAENRNLNLLSARLSQDLAREQIRSAETGYMPTLDLTASTGVSDTRYSGSRTNNGNFNSTDTDAGQHKIGINFTLPIYSGGATNSQVKQAQHSYVSASERLESVHRSVIQTVRSSFNNISASISSINAYKQAVVSAQSSLDAMEAGYQVGTRTIVDVLNATTTLYNAKQQLSSARYDYLINQLNIKSAQGTLSEADLQALNASLGQPVSTTPAVTNDGAPLVTTASASR, from the coding sequence ATGAAGAAATTGCTCCCTCTTCTTGTTGGTCTAAGCCTGGCCGGGTTTAGCGCCATGAGTCAGGCAGAAAACCTGCTACAGGTCTACCAACAGGCAAAAAGCACCAACCCTGATTTACGCAGCTCTGCGGCAACCCGCGACGCGGCATTTGAGAAAATCAACGAGGCGCGTAGCCCGTTGTTACCGCAGCTAGGTTTAGGGGCTGACTATACCTATAACAAAGGCTATCGCGATAATAAAGGCGTTAATAGCAACGTCAAAAGCGCTTCGCTGCAATTAACGCAAACCTTATTCGATATGTCTAAATGGCGCGCGCTGACGTTGCAGGAAAAACAAGCGGGTATTGAAGACGTCACCTATCAGACCGCTCAGCAGAATTTGATGTTAAACACGGCAACCGCCTACTTTAATGTCCTGCGTGCGATAGACTCGCTCTCTTATATCAATGCACAGAAACAGGCAATTTATCGCCAGTTGGATCAAACGACGCAACGTTTCAACGTCGGTTTGGTTGCCATTACCGATGTCCAAAACGCTCGTGCGCAATATGACAGCGTGCTGGCCAATGAAGTCCTTGCTCGTAATACATTGGATAACGCACTGGAATCACTGCGTCAGATTACCGGTAATTTTTACTCTCAGTTAGCCAGCTTAAACATCACCCGTTTTTCCACGCAGAAACCTGAAGCAGTTAACAACCTGCTGAAAGAAGCGGAGAACCGTAACCTAAACCTGTTGTCTGCCCGGTTAAGCCAGGATTTGGCTCGTGAGCAAATTCGCTCGGCAGAAACCGGTTATATGCCAACGCTGGATCTCACCGCATCGACGGGCGTGAGCGATACCCGTTATTCCGGTTCACGGACGAATAATGGCAACTTCAACAGTACCGATACTGACGCGGGGCAACACAAGATCGGCATCAATTTCACGCTACCGATCTACAGCGGCGGTGCAACAAATTCCCAGGTGAAACAAGCGCAGCACAGTTACGTCAGCGCAAGTGAGCGACTGGAAAGCGTGCACCGTTCTGTTATCCAGACAGTGCGCTCATCGTTTAACAATATCTCTGCGTCTATCAGCAGCATCAACGCTTACAAGCAAGCTGTCGTGTCTGCACAAAGCTCTCTGGATGCGATGGAAGCCGGTTATCAGGTTGGAACACGCACCATCGTTGATGTATTAAATGCGACGACCACGCTATATAACGCAAAACAGCAGCTTTCCAGCGCTCGTTATGACTATTTAATCAATCAGTTAAATATCAAATCCGCTCAGGGCACGTTGAGTGAAGCCGATCTGCAAGCGCTGAATGCGTCACTGGGTCAACCCGTCTCGACTACACCGGCGGTAACGAATGACGGCGCTCCGTTAGTCACGACCGCATCTGCATCGCGCTAA
- the nudF gene encoding ADP-ribose diphosphatase: MTSTVSGQTTFTKDDVEIIARETLYDGFFSLARYRFRHRLFNGGMSGEVSREIFERGHAVVLLPYDPVRDEIVLIEQIRIAAYDTSESPWLFELVAGMIEPGESHEDVARREAQEEAGLRIGRCRPIISYLASPGGTSERLAVMVGEVDTRSAQGVHGLVEENEDIRVHVVSREQSYQWVEAGIIDNAASVIALQWLALHHEELKRAWLG, from the coding sequence ATGACGTCTACCGTATCCGGCCAAACGACTTTTACCAAAGATGATGTAGAAATTATTGCACGAGAAACGTTGTACGACGGTTTTTTTTCGCTGGCGCGTTATCGTTTCCGCCATCGTTTGTTTAATGGTGGGATGAGCGGCGAGGTCAGCCGTGAGATCTTTGAGCGTGGTCATGCGGTGGTGTTGCTGCCTTACGATCCGGTTCGCGATGAGATCGTTTTGATAGAACAAATTCGTATTGCAGCCTATGACACCAGCGAGTCACCCTGGTTGTTTGAATTGGTGGCAGGCATGATTGAACCCGGCGAGAGCCACGAAGACGTCGCGCGGCGTGAAGCCCAGGAAGAGGCTGGGTTACGCATTGGGCGCTGTCGCCCCATCATTAGCTATCTTGCCAGCCCTGGCGGCACCAGTGAACGTCTGGCTGTAATGGTCGGCGAGGTCGATACCCGCTCAGCGCAAGGGGTTCACGGCCTGGTGGAAGAAAATGAAGACATTCGCGTGCATGTTGTAAGTCGTGAACAAAGTTATCAATGGGTTGAAGCGGGGATTATTGATAACGCCGCGTCTGTCATTGCCTTGCAATGGTTGGCGTTGCACCATGAAGAATTAAAGCGTGCGTGGTTAGGGTGA
- a CDS encoding DUF1249 family protein codes for MKRYTPDFPAMMRLCETNFMQLRRLLPKTDEIGEIVVYHVNNAAYQLTILESTRYTSLVEIKQTVPAVSYWSLPMMSVRLYHDALVAEVCASQQIFRFKARYDYPNKKLHQRDEKHQINQFLADWLKYCLAYGAMSIPVFDTQ; via the coding sequence ATGAAACGTTATACGCCGGATTTCCCAGCCATGATGAGGCTGTGTGAAACCAATTTCATGCAATTGCGACGCCTGTTGCCAAAAACGGATGAAATCGGCGAAATTGTGGTTTATCACGTCAATAATGCGGCTTATCAGTTGACAATTCTTGAGTCTACCCGTTACACCTCATTGGTCGAAATCAAGCAGACGGTGCCCGCCGTTAGCTACTGGAGTCTGCCAATGATGAGCGTAAGGTTGTATCATGACGCATTGGTTGCGGAAGTGTGTGCTAGTCAGCAGATCTTTCGCTTTAAAGCGCGTTATGATTATCCTAATAAGAAGTTACATCAACGTGACGAAAAGCATCAAATTAATCAGTTTCTTGCTGATTGGCTTAAGTATTGTTTGGCGTATGGTGCGATGTCGATACCGGTTTTCGATACCCAATAG